One Deinococcus sp. LM3 genomic region harbors:
- a CDS encoding phage holin family protein, producing MEERKSMGGALVDVFDAGLTLVKSEINAVARKAGQIAKAKGIGAVLLLAATGPLILGLVFIILAVFYGLMRLGLGAWAAALIIALLSFAVTGALIFIGIRKLGAEVRMDEPRYRRPDDLGDRAEQTDTRPVGSAASRPATGSNTERDAHNSSGPRVEIGRDAGQYAAGENRVTREGGGTATVRIEGGETTVPVYESKPGGEPANYGSGLNKQIDGSEVGKGHRGDEHHAHDPNLQEPVVLKDAPGIPVSTAPTFRDDMKKGGQS from the coding sequence ATGGAAGAACGCAAGAGTATGGGAGGAGCGCTGGTGGACGTCTTCGACGCCGGCCTGACCCTCGTGAAATCCGAGATCAACGCCGTCGCCCGCAAGGCCGGCCAGATCGCCAAGGCCAAGGGCATCGGCGCGGTGCTGCTGCTGGCCGCGACCGGCCCGCTGATCCTGGGACTGGTGTTCATCATCCTGGCCGTGTTCTACGGTCTGATGCGCCTGGGCCTGGGCGCCTGGGCCGCCGCGCTGATCATCGCCCTGCTCAGCTTCGCTGTGACCGGCGCGCTGATCTTCATCGGCATCCGCAAACTGGGTGCAGAGGTCCGCATGGATGAACCCCGCTACCGCCGCCCCGACGACCTGGGTGACCGCGCCGAACAGACCGACACCCGGCCTGTGGGCAGCGCCGCCTCCCGCCCCGCCACCGGCAGCAACACCGAACGCGACGCCCACAACTCCAGCGGCCCCCGCGTCGAGATCGGCCGTGACGCCGGCCAGTACGCCGCCGGCGAGAACCGCGTGACCCGCGAGGGCGGCGGCACCGCCACCGTCCGCATCGAGGGCGGCGAGACCACCGTTCCCGTGTACGAGAGCAAACCCGGCGGTGAACCCGCCAACTACGGCAGCGGCCTGAACAAGCAGATCGACGGCAGCGAGGTCGGCAAGGGCCACCGCGGCGACGAGCACCACGCCCACGACCCCAACCTGCAGGAACCCGTCGTGCTCAAGGACGCCCCCGGCATTCCCGTCAGCACCGCCCCGACCTTCCGGGACGACATGAAAAAAGGAGGACAGTCCTGA